The window GTGGCGGTACCGCGCAGGCCGGGCAGGGTGTCATCGGTGGTTTGCCCACTTCTCAGATCGCCCTGAACGCTACCTACATCATCGACCACGGCGCTGATAACCGGCAGTCCGCTGCCGGAGCCGTTGAAGTTTGCCGGAGGGCTGGTATTGCCTGCCGTATCCCGGGCAGTGGCCGTCAGGTCGGCATTGCCGGTTTGCGCAGGGGTGATCGCAATGGAGAACGTGCCGTCTGTCGCTACGCCGGAACCAATGACATCGCCGTTGGCATCACGAATAATCACCGTGCTGCCGGTTTCCGCCGTACCGGTCACCGTGCCGCCATCCTGAGAAATGTCCACGTTTTCGGGCGCCGCAGGTGGGGTGGTATCAACTTCCAGAACAATCGGTGCAGAAGGCTGACTCTGGTTGCCCGCCGGATCGGTGGCGACCGCGGTCAGGGTATACGAGCCTTCAGTCAGCGGCGTGTCAGGCGTGATCGTCCAGTTGCCGTCGCCATCAACCACCGCCGTACCGATAACCGTATTACCGTCAGACAGCGTAACGGTGCTGCCCGGTTCGCCGGTGCCGCTGATGGGCAATTCTGGCTGATTGGTCGCCGCCGGAGTGGTCGGCGAGGTGATAAACGGCGCATCGGGCGCGCTGGTATCTACCGTAATAGTGACAGAAGCGGACGGTGTGCTGGTCTGGTTATTCGCGTCGGTCGCCGTAACGGTAAAGTTATGGTTGCCGTCTTCAAGAACGGGTGTCGTGAGCGTCCATGTACCGTCGCTGCCGACAATAACGCTTCCCGGCAACGCCGTCCCCCCGTCCAGAATGGTAATAGTCGCGCCAGGCTCACCGGTCCCGCTGAAGGTTAATTGATTATCATCGGTGCTTTGCCCGGCGCTCAGATCACCTTTCACATCGCCTGCATCATCAACAATCGATACCACTACCGGCGCTTCCGGCGCGGTGATATCGGGCGCCTGTACGTTGGCAGGCTGACTGGTGTTGCTTGATCCATCGGTGGCGGTCACCGTGAGCGTTTCGCCGTTTTTTTGTGGCGTGTCCAGATCGACGCTGAAGTTCCCTTGCTCATCCGTTACGCCCTCACCAACGGGATTACCCGCCGGATCGCGAATGGTGATTGTGCTGCCCGGCTCAGCGGTGCCGGTGACGGTGGCGCCGTCGTCTGAAACGTCAAGATTGCCGGCAGGCTGCGGCGGGGTGGTGTCCGGGGCGACGGCGGTTGCCGGAGGGCTGGTCAGGTTTGCCGTGTCGGTGACGACAACGGTTACCGTTTCACCGTTGGTCTGCGGCGTATCCAGCACGACGTTGAAGTTCCCCTGGTCATCCGTTTTGCCCTGACCAATCGGATTACCAGCCGGATCGCGAATAGTGATCGTACTGCCCGGCTCTGCGGTGCCGGTGACGGTGGTACCGTCGTCTGAAACGTCAAGATTACCGGCAGGCTGCGGCGGGGTAGTATCCGGCGCAGTCACCGTGCCGGAAGGTCCGCTATTCCCTGCTTTATCCATCGCAATAGCCGTCAGCACTTCTCCGTTCTGGAGCGCTTGCGTGAGCGTTAAAGTAAATTTGCCATTGCTGTCTGCGGTTACCGTACCCAGCGCCGTACCATCGCTATTGGTAATGGTTACCGTACTGCCAGCCTCCGCGTTCCCGGAGATAACAAGCCCGTCTGCGGAGATAGCCAGATCAGTTATCGCGCCGGGAGCCTGGGTATCCACAACAAAGGTAAAATCGCCGGACACCTCGCTGGTATTACCCGCCTTGTCCGTCGCCGTAACCGTCAGCTCATGTTTGCCATCGGTCAGTGGTGACGGCGGTCTGAAGCTCCAGCGACCTGACGAGTCTGCTGTCACCGTACCGAGAACCTGACCATTGTCATAAATGGTGATCACCGCGCCAGCTTCACCGGTGCCGGAAAAAATGGGGCGGCTGTCATTGGTCGTCTGGTCATACTGAATCGCACCCGTGATAGCTGAGACGGAATCCAGTGCGCTGGTAATGACTGGTACAACGGGGGCTGTGGTGTCAATGCTGCCTGACGGAGGGGGAGTAATGCCGCCGCCAGTGTCAGTGCTGCCTCCCGTGTTACCGCCGCCATTATTATTACCGCCGCCGATATTAGTGCCGCTGTCAGGATTACCGCTACCGTTATCGTCGTTATTGCCGCTACTGCCACCGCCGCCCGACGAGGCGATTGCCGCGATCCCCCCGGCGGCGACCACGCCGCCCAGCACCCAGGGCCAGATAGCGCCGCCTTCGTTGGTGCCGTCAGCGATCAGCAGTTCATCAAGGGATGAGATCTGTTCAAACTGCACCCCTGCTTCCGGGTTCTCTATCCACCATAAGGCGCCGCTGCTGTCTTCCAGTACCAGCTGACTCGCGCCCTGGCCGTTCGTGACGTAGAAGTTTTTTATCGTTAGCTTTTCGCCAGACTGTAAGGTGATGACCAGATCCTGATTAACGCGAGCAAGCTGGCTAATTTCTTCCCGTTGTGCGGATAACTTCACAATGGAAGGGGTATTCAGTGTCAATTCAGAAGCTTCGACACTGGTGGAGACGCCCGTCAATTTCGATATAACGGCGAGAAGACGCATATTTTTACTCCTGATAGCTTGCTCTAAGCGTTAATTTTAAAATCACCCACCAGGCAAAATGTGCAGACGAACGCTCCCGTTCATCATGATGATGAATTCTCGCGGATGATTTCTGTTTACTGGTCGTGCAGAAGGTAATGTCTTGTTTGCTGTGTAACCTTTTGTTTTTTGATGTGCTGGTACTTTCGTATTAGATGATATAGTCAGAAAGATCTGTTTTCGCAACTTAAGTAATATTGATGAGGCGTTAAATGAAGCCTGGATATAGGCCCTACGGAGCGGTGATGAGGCTGGGGACGTGAAGGTTAAACTTAAGGTGTTTTATTAACTTATTGTATTTAAACTTTTTTAAATGTTTTTCTGCGGTGTGCTAAAGATAATTACAAGCATAAAGTGTAATGTCATTGCGGCGTGATAAAAGCTAAAAAAATTTTTATTGGAAGTATTATGATCTTAAGCTACGTAATCATTTTGAATATATTTAATAATATATTGTGGTTATTTTATCGATTCAGCAAAATTGCTCTGCGGAATAATGAGAATATATTTTTGAAGTTTCAGAGGGTAATTAATAGCAACCGACCTGAAAATGTCAGATCGGTCACAAATAAGGACGATCAGCGTCCGGCGTTTTTCATGATGCGGGCTTTATCCAGCTGCCATTCGCGCTCTTTAAGATCGGAACGCTTATCGTGCTGCTTCTTACCTTTCGCCACGCCGATTTTGACTTTGCACCAGGCATTTTTCCAGTACAACGAGAGGGCGACAACGGTATAACCTTCGCGATTGACGCGACCATACAGCGAGTCGAGCTCGCGCTGGTTGAGCAGCAGCTTACGGGTTCGCGTAGGGTCGCACACCACATGAGTAGAGGCGACGGCCATTGGCGTAAAGTTGGCGCCAAACAGATAGGCTTCACCGTCTCTCAACAGGACATAGCTGTCGCCGATGTTGGCTTTACCGGCACGCAAGGATTTCACTTCCCATCCTTGCAGGGCCAGTCCCGCTTCGAATTCTTCTTCGATAAAATATTCGTGTCGCGCGCGCTTGTTGAGCGCGATGGTGGCTGAGCCAGGTTTGTGTGCTTTTTTCTTCGTCATAGTGCCGCTCAGTATAGGTAAACTGGAATTGAAAAACACCCCCATTTCGTCCTCCGGGGGGTAATGGACTATCTTAACATGAACAGGGTTATCCCCTGGTGTGGGATAGCGTTTTTTTTAGCATCTGATAAATGGTATTATTTGTTCGATTTTTGTTGATGGAAATAGCTATGCCGCAGATTAGTCGAACCGCGTTAGTCCCTTACAGCGCGGAACAGATGTATCAGTTAGTGAATGACGTTCAGTCCTATCCCCAGTTTCTGCCGGGTTGCACCGGTAGCCGTATTCTGGAATCGACGCCGGGGCAGATGACGGCAGCCGTTGATGTGTCGAAAGCCGGTATCAGCAAGACGTTTACTACGCGAAATCAGTTAACCCGGAATCAGAGCATTCTGATGAATCTGGTCGATGGTCCGTTTAAGAAGCTGATTGGCGGCTGGAAATTTACTCCGCTGAGTCAGGAAGCCTGTCGTATTGAGTTTCACCTCGACTTTGAATTTACCAATAAGCTGATTGAGCTGGCCTTTGGACGGATATTCAAGGAGCTGGCTGCCAATATGGTGCAGGCATTTACGGTCCGCGCGAAAGAGGTTTACAGTGCCGGCTAATCTTGTTGTTGAGGTGGCCTATGCGCTGCCTGAAAAGCAGTATCTGCAACGCGTGACCTTGCCGGAGGGAGCGACGGTATCCGATGCCATCCACGCCTCGGGCCTGCTGGAACTGCGCACCGATATCGATCTCAGCAAAAATAAGGTTGGTATCTATAGTCGTCCGGTTAAGCTGACGGATGTGCTTCAGGATGGCGATCGGGTTGAAATCTATCGTCCGTTAATTGCCGATCCGAAGGAGCTACGCCGTCAGCGGGCGGAAAAGTCTGCCAGTAAGTAATGGCTGGCGCGATGCCCGCTGGTGTAATAAAGCGCTGGCGTCGCCATCCGGCAAACGAAATGCCGAACAGTTGACAACAAAAAAGGTGCTCAATGAGCACCTTTTTGCTTTCTGAAAACTGGCCTATTTGTTGTTGGTCAACGCAGGCTTGTTATCAATATTGGTCAGTACGCCGTTGCTGTTAAAGGTCAGCGTCAGCGTTTGTTGCGTCACGCCTTCATGCCCCGGCTGCTGACGGAACACATAGAACCAGGTATTGGTGCCAAACGGATCGGACATCATTGGCGTTCCCAGCGCATAGGCAACCTGCTGCTGGGTCATGCCGACGCGCACTTTCGATACGTCAT is drawn from Citrobacter rodentium NBRC 105723 = DSM 16636 and contains these coding sequences:
- the smpB gene encoding SsrA-binding protein SmpB, with the translated sequence MTKKKAHKPGSATIALNKRARHEYFIEEEFEAGLALQGWEVKSLRAGKANIGDSYVLLRDGEAYLFGANFTPMAVASTHVVCDPTRTRKLLLNQRELDSLYGRVNREGYTVVALSLYWKNAWCKVKIGVAKGKKQHDKRSDLKEREWQLDKARIMKNAGR
- the ratA gene encoding type II toxin-antitoxin system toxin RatA; the protein is MPQISRTALVPYSAEQMYQLVNDVQSYPQFLPGCTGSRILESTPGQMTAAVDVSKAGISKTFTTRNQLTRNQSILMNLVDGPFKKLIGGWKFTPLSQEACRIEFHLDFEFTNKLIELAFGRIFKELAANMVQAFTVRAKEVYSAG
- a CDS encoding RnfH family protein, which produces MPANLVVEVAYALPEKQYLQRVTLPEGATVSDAIHASGLLELRTDIDLSKNKVGIYSRPVKLTDVLQDGDRVEIYRPLIADPKELRRQRAEKSASK
- the bamE gene encoding outer membrane protein assembly factor BamE, producing the protein MRCKTLTAAAAVLLMLTAGCSTLERVVYRPDINQGNYLTANDVSKVRVGMTQQQVAYALGTPMMSDPFGTNTWFYVFRQQPGHEGVTQQTLTLTFNSNGVLTNIDNKPALTNNK